One segment of Anastrepha obliqua isolate idAnaObli1 chromosome 3, idAnaObli1_1.0, whole genome shotgun sequence DNA contains the following:
- the LOC129241683 gene encoding proton-coupled amino acid transporter-like protein CG1139, with amino-acid sequence MMSKNGHSNPTFIGDNIVSDKATNKYSLELAEKGGTTVGMVAKDPGYEYEPYDNREVEHPTTNSETLFHLLKSSLGTGILAMPNAFRNAGYVTGSIGTVIIGFICTYCIHQLVKAEYELCRRKKVPSMNYPAVAENAFMEGPSFFRKCAPYIGHVVNTFLLIYQLGCCCVYVVFVASNIKSVVDFYLEEPVDVRLCMLIILLPLILINWVRNLKYLAPFSTIANGITMVSFGIICYYIFREPFTTDDKVAMAPLSGFPLFFGTVLFALEAIGIILPLENEMKSPKKFGGSCGVLNVSMVLIVFLYSGMGLFGYLNYGSEVEGSITLNLPSKDILAQCVKGMLAFAIYITHGLACYVAIDITWNDYVAEKLGPQRKKLFWEYVVRTSMVLVTFLLAVAIPNLELFISLFGALCLSALGLAFPAMIQICVHWYHMEGMARIWLLTSNFVLIIVGILGLVIGTSTSLSEIIATFSK; translated from the exons ATGATGAGCAAAAATGGGCACAGCAATCCTACATTCATTGGCGACAATATTGTCAGCGACAAAGCGACCAACAAATATTCACTGGAGTTAGCGGAAAAGGGTGGCACGACGGTGGGTATGGTTGCGAAGGATCCTGGATACGAATATGAACCCTATGACAATCGTGAAGTGGAACATCCAACTAC CAATTCGGAAACACTCTTTCATCTGCTGAAGAGTTCTTTGGGCACAGGCATTCTGGCTATGCCAAATGCTTTTCGCAATGCTGGCTATGTAACAGGTAGTATAGGTACCGTTATCATTGGCTTCATCTGTACCTATTGCATTCATCAGCTCGTTAAAGccgagtatgaactttgtcgaCGGAAAAAG GTGCCTAGCATGAATTATCCGGCCGTTGCAGAGAATGCATTTATGGAGGGCCCTTCCTTCTTTCGTAAATGTGCGCCCTATATTGGACACGTCGTTAACACATTCTTGCTAATCTATCAATTGGGTTGCTGTTGTGTCTATGTGGTTTTCGTAGCGTCAAACATCAAGTCGGTTGTCGATTTCTATCTAGAAGAACCCGTTGATGTACGGCTATGCATGCTGATCATACTTCTGCCACTGATTCTCATCAATTGG GTCCGCAATCTGAAGTACCTGGCTCCATTTTCAACCATTGCCAATGGCATTACAATGGTTTCATTTGGCATCATCTGCTACTACATATTCCGTGAACCCTTCACCACCGATGACAAGGTAGCCATGGCGCCTCTTTCCGGCTTTCCGCTCTTCTTTGGTACAGTGCTCTTTGCCCTCGAGGCTATCGGTATTATACTGCCAttggaaaatgaaatgaaatcgcCGAAAAAGTTTGGGGGCAGCTGCGGTGTACTCAACGTATCTATGGTACTAATTGTGTTTCTGTATTCGGGAATGGGTCTCTTTGGCTATTTGAATTATGGAAGTGAAGTTGAGGGATCAATTACGCTTAATCTGCCATCGAAAGATAT TTTAGCGCAATGTGTGAAGGGCATGCTGGCGTTTGCGATATACATCACACATGGCTTGGCGTGCTATGTAGCCATTGACATCACATGGAATGATTATGTGGCGGAGAAGTTGGGCCCGCAGCGAAAGAAACTTTTCTGGGAATATGTAGTGCGGACGTCTATGGTTCTGGTGACAT TTCTTTTAGCCGTCGCCATACCAAATTTGGAACTCTTCATTTCCCTATTCGGCGCGCTTTGCCTTTCGGCGCTCGGATTAGCGTTCCCAGCAATGATTCAAATCTGTGTCCATTGGTATCATATGGAAGGTATGGCCAGAATATGGCTCCTGACCAGCAATTTTGTGCTTATAATTGTCGGCATACTCGGCCTGGTAATTGGCACATCAACCTCGCTCTCAGAGATCATCGCCACCTTCTCCAAGTAA